From Candidatus Polarisedimenticolaceae bacterium, the proteins below share one genomic window:
- a CDS encoding protein kinase: MPLAPGLPLLQFRLVEPIGEGGMGEVWRATDTTLDREVAIKVLPPAFERDPDRVARFEREAKVLASLNHPNIAAIYGFHDVDGVRFLAMEMVEGEDLAAILKRGPLPAREALDAARQIAAALEAAHDRGVVHRDLKPANVKRTPEGQIKVLDFGLAKALESSGPVSGQTATVTSAGSEAGMILGTASYMSPEQARGQAVDRRTDLWAFGCVLFEMLSGRKAFDGPTVTDVLAAIVTGEPDWEKLPASCPVPVRRLLRRCLEKDARRRLRDAGDASLLLDDNPEDARTGPVRPVPSGRRSRLPLLAAIAVVAIALAAVGGFLAARRGAAPATEAELTFQRVTFARGMMRSARFTSDGRTIVYGAAWGGPPVALYLARTDSPESTPIAVAPAELLSVSKSGELAIALGLAYSGWMGEGTLARTALLGGTPRELVERVRAADWSPDGSELAIVRRVEGLEQLEYPVGNVLYKTAGYIADIRISPDGARVAFTDHPVWADDRGDLAVVDRAGKKTTLASDFASIRGVAWTPAGREVWYTGVPGDEGLVLGACTLDGGKRVVWTSLTPIELFDIAADGRVLIGSHRNERGVDALLSGWSQPRALIVPAEASLSRSISDDGRVAAVASHATKEYEGFAVRADRAGALRLSTGDVLQLSPDGTEALVSSADARVLSVSPVGMGATRAIPNPEGLRYEGLPAWLRDGRRIVTVARRGDEPTRAFVIDVTTGASHPFGRPGIQSEYFGCPPVSPDGRLVVLQDAGGTPMRWPVDGGEPIAIPGWRAGDQPLAFTEDGTGLFVSAPGIPIEIEKLDLATGRRVPWTTIAPNDAAGVRIVAPTITPNGKYWALSTSKLLTDLYVVGGLR; this comes from the coding sequence GTGCCGCTCGCACCCGGACTCCCGCTCCTCCAGTTCCGCCTCGTCGAGCCGATCGGCGAGGGAGGGATGGGTGAGGTGTGGCGGGCGACGGACACCACGCTCGACCGCGAGGTCGCGATCAAGGTGCTGCCGCCCGCCTTCGAGCGGGACCCGGACCGCGTCGCGCGGTTCGAGCGCGAGGCCAAGGTCCTGGCCTCGCTCAACCACCCGAACATCGCGGCGATCTACGGCTTCCACGACGTGGACGGCGTCCGCTTCCTGGCGATGGAGATGGTCGAGGGGGAGGACCTCGCGGCGATCCTGAAACGGGGGCCGCTCCCCGCGCGCGAGGCGCTCGACGCGGCGCGGCAGATCGCCGCCGCCCTCGAAGCGGCGCACGACCGCGGCGTCGTGCATCGCGACCTCAAGCCCGCCAACGTCAAGCGCACCCCCGAGGGCCAGATCAAGGTCCTCGACTTCGGCCTGGCCAAGGCGCTCGAGAGCTCCGGGCCGGTCTCCGGGCAGACGGCGACCGTCACGTCGGCGGGAAGCGAAGCGGGGATGATCCTCGGCACCGCGTCGTACATGAGCCCCGAGCAGGCGCGAGGCCAGGCCGTCGACCGCCGCACCGACCTCTGGGCCTTCGGCTGCGTCCTGTTCGAGATGCTCTCGGGCCGGAAGGCCTTCGACGGCCCGACCGTCACCGACGTCCTCGCGGCGATCGTGACCGGCGAGCCCGACTGGGAGAAACTCCCCGCGTCGTGTCCGGTCCCCGTGCGCAGGCTCCTGCGCCGCTGCCTCGAGAAGGACGCGCGCCGGCGGCTGCGCGACGCGGGGGACGCGAGCCTGCTGCTCGACGACAATCCGGAGGACGCCCGCACCGGCCCGGTGCGGCCCGTCCCCTCCGGGCGTCGCTCGCGCCTGCCGCTCCTCGCGGCGATCGCCGTCGTCGCGATCGCGCTCGCCGCGGTCGGCGGGTTCCTCGCCGCGCGACGGGGCGCGGCCCCCGCGACCGAGGCGGAGCTGACCTTCCAGCGCGTCACCTTCGCACGCGGGATGATGCGTTCCGCGCGGTTCACCTCCGACGGCCGGACGATCGTCTACGGCGCCGCGTGGGGAGGCCCGCCGGTCGCGCTCTACCTCGCGCGGACCGACTCCCCGGAGTCGACCCCCATCGCGGTCGCTCCCGCCGAGCTCCTCTCGGTCTCGAAGTCGGGGGAGCTCGCGATCGCGCTCGGCCTCGCCTACAGCGGGTGGATGGGGGAGGGGACGCTCGCCCGAACGGCGCTCCTCGGCGGGACGCCGCGCGAGCTCGTCGAGCGCGTGCGCGCGGCGGACTGGTCTCCGGACGGCTCGGAGCTCGCGATCGTGCGGCGCGTCGAAGGGCTGGAGCAGCTGGAGTACCCGGTCGGCAACGTGCTGTACAAGACCGCCGGGTACATCGCGGACATCCGCATCTCCCCCGACGGAGCGCGGGTCGCGTTCACGGACCATCCCGTCTGGGCCGACGACCGCGGGGACCTCGCCGTCGTGGACCGCGCCGGGAAGAAGACGACGCTGGCTTCCGACTTCGCCTCGATCCGTGGGGTGGCGTGGACTCCCGCCGGTCGGGAGGTCTGGTACACCGGCGTTCCCGGGGACGAGGGGCTGGTGTTGGGCGCCTGCACCCTCGACGGCGGGAAACGCGTCGTATGGACGAGCCTGACGCCGATCGAGCTCTTCGACATCGCCGCCGACGGACGCGTCCTGATCGGAAGCCACCGGAACGAGCGCGGCGTGGACGCGCTGCTGTCCGGATGGAGCCAGCCTCGGGCGCTGATCGTCCCCGCCGAGGCCTCGTTGTCCCGCTCCATCTCCGACGACGGTCGCGTCGCCGCGGTCGCGAGCCACGCGACCAAGGAATACGAAGGGTTCGCCGTTCGCGCCGATCGCGCGGGGGCGCTCCGGCTCAGCACGGGGGACGTGCTTCAGCTCTCCCCGGACGGAACGGAGGCCCTCGTGTCCTCGGCCGACGCGCGGGTGTTGTCGGTCTCTCCGGTGGGCATGGGAGCGACGCGCGCGATCCCGAATCCCGAGGGGCTGCGCTACGAGGGGCTCCCGGCCTGGCTTCGCGACGGACGGCGGATCGTGACCGTCGCGCGCCGCGGCGACGAGCCGACCCGCGCCTTCGTGATCGACGTGACCACCGGCGCCTCGCACCCGTTCGGACGTCCCGGGATCCAGTCGGAGTACTTCGGCTGTCCGCCGGTGTCGCCGGACGGCCGGCTCGTCGTGCTGCAGGACGCCGGCGGAACACCGATGCGCTGGCCCGTCGACGGCGGCGAGCCGATCGCGATCCCCGGCTGGCGCGCGGGGGACCAGCCCCTCGCCTTCACCGAAGACGGAACGGGGCTGTTCGTGAGCGCGCCCGGCATTCCGATCGAGATCGAAAAGCTCGATCTCGCGACCGGGCGCCGGGTCCCCTGGACCACCATCGCCCCAAACGACGCCGCGGGGGTTCGCATCGTCGCCCCGACGATCACGCCGAACGGGAAGTACTGGGCGCTCTCCACCTCCAAGCTGCTGACCGATCTGTACGTCGTCGGCGGGTTGCGCTGA